In Burkholderia gladioli, a genomic segment contains:
- a CDS encoding MFS transporter: MSTPPSAIPSPSAAHRHYSRGLLLLLATIAGVSVANIYYNQPLLGALRLSFPDGAAWIGVVPTATQLGYAAGMLLLAPLGDRFDRRKLILLQIAGLSVALLVAAAAPALPVLAAASLAIGVLATIAQQAVPFAAEIAPPAERGAAVGTVMSGLLLGILLARTAAGFIAEYLGWRAVFCASVAALLALAVVIMLRLPRSTPTSTLRYPQLLASLWHLAVELRELRYAAATGAAMFAAFSAFWPALTLLLASAPFHYGPQAAGLFGAVGAAGALAAPYAGKSADKRGPHAVIALGIWLVAISFAIFAVSASSLAGLVIGVIVLDVGVQAAQISNQSRIYALKPEARSRVNTVYMVCYFIGGAIGSSAGVEAWHAGGWLGVSVVGLLFACLAGTIHHVGARRRG; the protein is encoded by the coding sequence ATGTCCACGCCGCCTTCCGCCATCCCCTCGCCGTCCGCCGCCCATCGTCACTACTCGCGCGGCCTGCTGCTCCTGCTCGCGACCATCGCGGGCGTGTCGGTCGCCAACATCTACTACAACCAGCCGCTGCTCGGCGCGCTGCGCCTGTCCTTCCCCGACGGCGCGGCCTGGATCGGCGTGGTGCCCACGGCCACCCAGCTCGGCTACGCGGCCGGCATGCTGCTGCTCGCGCCGCTGGGCGACCGCTTCGACCGCCGCAAGCTGATCCTGCTGCAAATCGCCGGGCTGTCGGTCGCGCTGCTGGTGGCGGCCGCCGCGCCGGCGCTGCCGGTGCTGGCCGCGGCCAGCCTGGCAATCGGCGTGCTGGCCACCATCGCCCAGCAGGCGGTGCCCTTCGCGGCCGAGATCGCGCCGCCGGCCGAACGCGGCGCGGCGGTCGGCACGGTGATGAGCGGCTTGCTGCTGGGGATCCTGCTGGCGCGCACGGCGGCCGGCTTCATCGCCGAATATCTCGGCTGGCGCGCGGTGTTCTGCGCCTCGGTGGCGGCGCTGCTGGCGCTGGCGGTGGTGATCATGCTGCGCCTGCCGCGCAGCACGCCGACCTCGACGCTGCGCTATCCGCAGCTGCTGGCCTCGCTCTGGCACCTGGCGGTGGAGCTGCGCGAGCTGCGTTACGCGGCGGCCACCGGCGCGGCCATGTTCGCCGCGTTCAGCGCCTTCTGGCCGGCGCTCACCCTGCTGCTGGCCAGCGCGCCCTTCCATTACGGGCCGCAGGCGGCCGGGCTGTTCGGCGCGGTCGGCGCGGCCGGCGCGCTGGCCGCGCCCTATGCCGGCAAGTCGGCCGACAAGCGCGGGCCGCACGCGGTGATCGCGCTAGGCATCTGGCTGGTGGCGATCTCGTTCGCGATCTTCGCGGTCTCGGCCAGTTCCCTGGCGGGGCTGGTGATCGGCGTGATCGTGCTCGACGTGGGCGTGCAGGCCGCGCAGATCTCGAACCAGTCGCGCATCTACGCACTCAAGCCCGAGGCGCGCAGCCGCGTCAACACGGTCTACATGGTCTGTTATTTCATCGGCGGCGCGATCGGCTCCTCGGCGGGTGTCGAGGCCTGGCATGCCGGAGGATGGCTCGGCGTGAGCGTGGTGGGGCTGTTGTTCGCCTGCCTGGCCGGCACGATCCATCACGTCGGCGCGCGCCGCCGGGGCTGA
- a CDS encoding phosphodiesterase has product MLLAQISDLHIKRPGALAYRRVDTAASLARTVARLNALVPRPDAVLVTGDLTDFGHDDEYQHLKRLLAPLEIPYYLLIGNHDERGALRRVFAERAELQGGEFVQYALDLGPLRVIALDSQITGQSAGTLCQARLDWLARELEAAAGRPTVVALHHPPFASGIAHMDRQRLDPEAARRLDALLRAHPNVERVLCGHVHRTMFARFGGTIALAVPAPAHQVAFDLRPDGPSAFAIEPPAFAVHRYDPVEGLATHHVYVDDSDGPHPFYDASGALID; this is encoded by the coding sequence ATGTTGCTCGCCCAGATCAGCGACCTGCACATCAAGCGCCCGGGCGCGCTCGCCTATCGCCGCGTCGATACCGCCGCGAGCCTGGCGCGCACCGTCGCGCGCCTGAACGCGCTGGTGCCGCGTCCCGACGCGGTGCTGGTGACCGGCGACCTGACCGACTTCGGCCACGACGACGAATACCAGCACCTCAAGCGCCTGCTCGCGCCGCTCGAGATCCCCTACTACCTGCTGATCGGCAACCACGACGAGCGCGGCGCGCTGCGGCGCGTGTTCGCCGAGCGCGCCGAGCTGCAGGGCGGCGAGTTCGTGCAGTACGCGCTCGACCTGGGCCCGCTGCGGGTGATCGCGCTGGATTCGCAGATCACCGGCCAGAGCGCCGGCACGCTGTGCCAGGCGCGCCTCGACTGGCTCGCACGCGAGCTGGAGGCCGCCGCCGGGCGCCCGACCGTGGTCGCCCTGCACCATCCGCCGTTCGCCTCGGGCATCGCCCACATGGATCGCCAGCGGCTCGATCCCGAAGCCGCGCGCCGGCTCGATGCGCTGCTGCGCGCCCATCCGAACGTCGAGCGCGTGCTGTGCGGGCACGTGCATCGCACCATGTTCGCGCGCTTCGGCGGCACCATCGCCCTGGCGGTGCCGGCGCCCGCGCACCAGGTGGCCTTCGACCTGCGCCCGGACGGCCCTTCGGCCTTCGCGATCGAGCCGCCGGCCTTCGCCGTGCATCGCTACGATCCCGTCGAGGGCCTGGCCACCCATCATGTGTATGTCGACGACAGCGACGGCCCGCATCCGTTCTACGACGCCTCGGGCGCGCTGATCGACTGA
- a CDS encoding ABC transporter ATP-binding protein, protein MKLDSIPVTLTRCAKTFRDTRVLEPLDLTIGAGETLVLLGPSGCGKTTTLRMIAGLDRPDAGGAIHFGDEDVTALPIERRQVGMVFQSYALFPNLTVRGNVGYGLKIRRTAAAALRERVDELLAMMQLGAHADKPVTELSGGQRQRVALARALAVRPRVLLLDEPLTALDAKLRDTLRRDMNALLRELGVTTVYVTHDQAEAMELGDRIVVMGAGRIEQIGTPRDIYYRPASRAVAQFIGTLNRIEGVWRDGALVTTGGAVPSDRQASELFFRPEDAQLVDPGTAPLRGAVAGCAFLGERTRLTIEQAAPDALVIDVPGRIALARGTAVGLAIAPEGLIALP, encoded by the coding sequence ATGAAGCTCGATTCCATCCCCGTCACGCTGACGCGCTGCGCCAAGACATTCCGCGACACACGCGTGCTCGAACCGCTGGACCTGACGATCGGCGCCGGCGAAACCCTGGTGCTGCTGGGCCCTTCGGGCTGCGGCAAGACCACCACCTTGCGCATGATCGCCGGGCTCGACCGGCCCGACGCGGGCGGCGCCATCCACTTCGGCGACGAGGACGTGACGGCGCTGCCGATCGAGCGGCGCCAGGTCGGCATGGTGTTCCAGAGCTACGCGCTGTTCCCGAACCTGACGGTGCGCGGCAATGTCGGCTACGGCCTGAAGATCCGCCGCACCGCGGCGGCCGCGCTGCGCGAGCGCGTCGACGAGCTGCTGGCGATGATGCAGCTCGGCGCGCATGCCGACAAACCGGTCACCGAGCTGTCGGGCGGCCAGCGCCAGCGAGTCGCGCTGGCCCGCGCGCTGGCGGTGCGCCCGCGCGTGCTGCTGCTCGACGAGCCGCTGACCGCGCTCGACGCCAAGCTGCGCGACACCCTGCGTCGCGACATGAATGCCCTGCTGCGCGAGCTCGGCGTGACCACCGTCTACGTCACGCACGACCAGGCCGAGGCGATGGAGCTGGGCGACCGCATCGTGGTGATGGGCGCCGGGCGCATCGAGCAGATCGGCACGCCGCGCGACATCTACTACCGCCCGGCCAGCCGCGCGGTGGCGCAGTTCATCGGCACGCTCAACCGCATCGAGGGCGTCTGGCGCGACGGCGCGCTGGTCACCACCGGCGGCGCGGTGCCGAGCGATCGTCAGGCTTCCGAACTGTTCTTCCGCCCCGAGGATGCCCAGCTGGTCGATCCCGGCACGGCGCCGCTGCGCGGCGCGGTGGCCGGCTGCGCCTTCCTCGGCGAACGCACGCGCCTGACGATCGAGCAGGCCGCGCCCGACGCGCTGGTGATCGACGTACCCGGCCGGATCGCGCTCGCGCGCGGCACCGCCGTCGGCCTGGCGATCGCCCCCGAGGGGCTGATCGCGCTTCCCTGA
- a CDS encoding ABC transporter permease — protein MTTLPPPTGLDAEQAAPPDRSRASGASGASGASGALRGPHHGPLYSPPHSPRRGPLRALPSGRSLAAAAQWAVTLGLCAFLIIPIGMSVLAGLTVNYFRGPSSGLTLRWLGEVWAQYQGSVWLSLEVAAATLALTLVTGVPAAYALARSRHRLARLAEEALVLPIALPGLASALALLIVYGGFSSFRTSLWFIVVGHVVFTLPFMVRAVAAVAARADLRTLEEGAASLGASFATRFFTIVLPNLRPGIVAGALAVLTLSIGEFNLTWMLHTPDTKTLPVGLADTYASMRIEIGSAYTILFLLMTLPLLVAMQWLGVDATGTRVDAGAARKSRKPSA, from the coding sequence ATGACCACGCTCCCACCCCCGACCGGCCTCGATGCCGAGCAGGCCGCGCCGCCCGATCGAAGCCGCGCAAGCGGCGCAAGCGGCGCAAGCGGCGCAAGCGGCGCGCTTCGAGGCCCGCATCACGGCCCGCTTTACAGCCCGCCTCACAGCCCACGACGCGGCCCGCTGCGGGCCCTGCCGAGCGGGCGCAGCCTCGCGGCCGCCGCGCAATGGGCCGTCACGCTCGGCCTGTGCGCCTTCCTGATCATCCCGATCGGCATGTCGGTGCTGGCCGGGCTGACTGTCAACTATTTCCGCGGCCCGTCGAGCGGCCTCACGCTGCGCTGGCTCGGCGAAGTCTGGGCCCAGTACCAGGGTTCGGTCTGGCTGTCGCTCGAAGTGGCGGCCGCCACGCTCGCGCTCACGCTGGTCACCGGCGTGCCGGCCGCCTATGCGCTGGCGCGCAGCCGCCATCGCCTGGCGCGCCTCGCCGAGGAGGCGCTGGTGCTGCCGATCGCGCTGCCGGGCCTGGCCTCGGCGCTGGCCCTGCTGATCGTCTATGGCGGCTTCTCGTCGTTTCGCACCAGCCTGTGGTTCATCGTGGTCGGCCACGTGGTGTTCACGCTGCCCTTCATGGTCCGCGCGGTGGCGGCGGTGGCCGCGCGCGCCGACCTGCGCACGCTGGAGGAAGGCGCCGCCAGCCTCGGCGCCTCGTTCGCCACGCGCTTTTTCACCATCGTGCTGCCCAACCTGCGTCCCGGCATCGTGGCCGGCGCGCTCGCGGTGCTGACGCTGTCGATCGGCGAGTTCAACCTGACCTGGATGCTGCACACGCCCGACACCAAGACGCTGCCGGTGGGTCTCGCCGATACCTATGCCTCGATGCGCATCGAGATCGGCAGCGCCTACACGATCCTGTTCCTGCTGATGACGCTGCCGTTGCTGGTGGCGATGCAATGGCTCGGCGTCGACGCGACCGGCACGCGCGTCGACGCCGGCGCCGCGCGCAAGTCGCGCAAGCCTTCCGCCTGA
- a CDS encoding ABC transporter permease produces the protein MRDLSFPLRWRLALLAPALAVFTAFWLLPMVVLVRVSAEGGFVSTYLALLANALYMKSLASTVALSAAVTLATLALSTLAGLLLARREFAGKRALVALLTFPLAFPGVVVGFMVIMLAGRQGLVGMLSAKLTGDKWVFAYSVAGLFVGYLYFSIPRVIVTVIASASKLDASLEEAARSLGASAWRVFADIVLPALAPGLIASGAICFATSMGAFGTAFTLATELDVLPMTIYTEFTLNANIATAAGLSIVLGIVTWAVLALARSLTGQAAAAA, from the coding sequence ATGCGCGACCTGAGCTTTCCGCTGCGCTGGCGCCTCGCGCTGCTCGCGCCGGCGCTGGCGGTATTCACCGCGTTCTGGTTGCTGCCGATGGTGGTGCTGGTGCGCGTCTCGGCCGAGGGCGGCTTCGTGTCGACCTACCTCGCGCTGCTCGCCAATGCGCTCTACATGAAGAGCCTGGCCTCGACGGTCGCGCTGTCGGCGGCCGTCACGCTCGCCACGCTGGCACTCTCCACCCTGGCCGGGCTGCTGCTGGCGCGCCGCGAGTTCGCGGGCAAGCGCGCGCTGGTGGCCCTGCTGACCTTCCCGCTCGCGTTCCCCGGCGTGGTGGTCGGCTTCATGGTGATCATGCTGGCGGGCCGGCAGGGGCTGGTCGGCATGCTGTCGGCGAAGCTGACCGGCGACAAATGGGTGTTCGCCTATTCGGTGGCGGGCCTGTTCGTCGGCTACCTGTATTTCTCGATTCCGCGCGTGATCGTCACCGTGATCGCCTCGGCCTCGAAGCTCGACGCCTCGCTGGAGGAAGCCGCGCGCTCGCTCGGCGCCTCGGCCTGGCGCGTGTTCGCCGACATCGTGCTGCCCGCGCTGGCGCCGGGCCTGATCGCCTCGGGCGCGATCTGCTTCGCCACCTCGATGGGCGCGTTCGGCACCGCCTTCACGCTGGCCACCGAGCTCGACGTGCTGCCGATGACGATCTACACCGAGTTCACGCTGAACGCGAACATCGCCACCGCCGCCGGCCTGTCGATCGTGCTCGGCATCGTCACCTGGGCGGTGCTCGCGCTCGCGCGCAGCCTGACCGGGCAGGCCGCGGCCGCCGCCTGA
- a CDS encoding ABC transporter substrate-binding protein: MTFRFPFPRALAGALRRAAALPAACALALAAFAPLAAHADETAICYNCPPEWADWASQIAAIKQKTGIRVPFDNKNSGQAIAQLIAEQKSPVADVVYLGVSSAFQATDKGLVEPYKPAHWNEIPANMKDPQGNWFAIHSGTLGLFVNKDALDGKPVPRSWADLLKPEYKGMIGYLDPASAFVGYAGAVAVNQALGGSLDNFKPALDWFRKLRANQPIVPKQTAYARVLSGEIPILIDYDFDAYRAEYKDHANVAFVIPAEGTISVPYVMSLVKNAPHAANGRKVLDFVLSDEGQKLWANAYLRPVRAQAISPELAARFLPASDYARARPVDFGKMAAGQQAFGQQYLQTMQ, from the coding sequence GTGACTTTCCGCTTCCCCTTCCCGCGCGCGCTTGCCGGCGCGCTGCGCCGCGCCGCGGCCCTGCCGGCCGCCTGCGCACTCGCGCTGGCCGCGTTCGCGCCGCTCGCCGCGCACGCCGACGAGACCGCGATCTGCTACAACTGCCCGCCCGAATGGGCCGACTGGGCCTCGCAGATCGCCGCGATCAAGCAAAAGACCGGCATCCGCGTGCCGTTCGACAACAAGAACTCGGGCCAGGCGATCGCGCAGCTGATCGCCGAGCAGAAGAGCCCGGTGGCCGACGTGGTGTATCTCGGCGTGTCCTCGGCCTTCCAGGCCACGGACAAGGGCTTGGTCGAGCCGTACAAGCCCGCGCACTGGAACGAGATCCCCGCCAACATGAAGGACCCGCAAGGCAACTGGTTCGCGATCCATTCGGGCACGCTGGGCTTGTTCGTCAACAAGGACGCGCTCGACGGCAAGCCGGTGCCGCGCTCCTGGGCGGACCTGCTCAAGCCGGAGTACAAGGGCATGATCGGCTACCTCGACCCGGCCAGCGCCTTCGTCGGTTACGCCGGCGCGGTCGCCGTCAACCAGGCGCTGGGCGGCTCGCTCGACAACTTCAAGCCCGCGCTCGACTGGTTCCGCAAGCTCAGGGCGAACCAGCCGATCGTGCCGAAGCAGACCGCCTATGCGCGCGTGCTGTCGGGCGAGATCCCGATCCTGATCGACTACGACTTCGACGCCTATCGCGCCGAGTACAAGGACCACGCCAACGTCGCCTTCGTGATCCCGGCCGAGGGCACCATCTCGGTGCCCTATGTGATGAGCCTGGTGAAGAACGCGCCGCACGCGGCCAACGGCCGGAAGGTGCTCGACTTCGTGCTGTCCGACGAAGGCCAGAAGCTGTGGGCCAATGCCTACCTGCGCCCGGTGCGCGCGCAGGCGATCAGCCCCGAGCTGGCCGCCAGGTTCCTGCCGGCCAGCGACTACGCGCGCGCCAGGCCGGTCGACTTCGGCAAGATGGCGGCGGGCCAGCAGGCCTTCGGCCAGCAGTACCTGCAGACCATGCAATGA
- a CDS encoding substrate-binding domain-containing protein yields MTSTIKDVAALSGFSIATVSRAINAPHTVGPDTLATIRAAIETLQFRPNPLGRQLRSDRTQLIGVILPTFANPVFTECLQGLDELASQAGFKLIVMTTEYDTARERHAIETLRAQRVEGLILTVADAHAHPLLDALDRDGLLYVLMHNDTPHRPSVAVDNRQAAYDGVSHLIARGHRRVLMLAGSLAASDRARQRHLGYAQALADHGLEPLPALEIDFNAPELPNAVLAHLTSKATRPTAIFCSNDLLAMVVMRGLRRAKFRVPDDISVLGFDGLAIGELLAPPLASVATPNREIGRSAWRRLAERRAGETHAAPALVLQHTVRDGGSVTAIGDALDTGCGNGHGPDGAHGLDTHD; encoded by the coding sequence ATGACGTCGACCATCAAGGATGTTGCAGCCTTGTCCGGCTTTTCGATCGCCACGGTCTCGCGTGCGATCAACGCCCCGCACACGGTGGGCCCGGATACGCTCGCGACGATTCGCGCCGCGATCGAGACACTGCAGTTCCGGCCCAATCCGCTGGGCCGACAGTTGCGCAGCGATCGCACCCAGTTGATCGGCGTGATCCTGCCCACCTTCGCCAACCCGGTGTTCACCGAATGCCTGCAAGGCCTCGACGAGCTGGCATCGCAAGCCGGCTTCAAGCTGATCGTGATGACCACGGAGTACGACACGGCGCGCGAGCGGCATGCGATCGAAACGCTGCGCGCGCAGCGCGTCGAAGGCCTGATCCTGACGGTCGCCGACGCGCACGCGCATCCCCTGCTCGACGCGCTCGATCGCGACGGCCTGCTCTACGTGCTGATGCACAACGACACGCCGCATCGCCCCTCGGTGGCGGTCGACAATCGCCAGGCCGCCTACGACGGCGTGAGCCACCTGATCGCGCGCGGCCATCGTCGCGTGCTGATGCTGGCCGGCTCGCTGGCCGCCTCGGATCGCGCCAGGCAGCGCCATCTCGGCTACGCGCAGGCGCTCGCCGATCACGGTCTCGAGCCGCTGCCGGCGCTGGAGATCGACTTCAACGCGCCCGAGCTGCCCAACGCGGTGCTCGCGCACCTCACCTCGAAGGCCACGCGCCCCACCGCGATCTTCTGCAGCAACGACCTGCTGGCGATGGTGGTGATGCGCGGGCTGCGTCGCGCGAAGTTCCGCGTGCCCGACGACATCTCGGTGCTCGGTTTCGACGGCCTGGCGATCGGCGAACTGCTGGCGCCGCCGCTGGCCAGCGTCGCCACGCCGAATCGCGAGATCGGCCGCTCGGCCTGGCGCCGCCTGGCCGAGCGCCGCGCCGGCGAAACCCATGCCGCGCCCGCGCTGGTCCTGCAACACACGGTGCGCGACGGCGGCTCGGTGACGGCGATCGGCGATGCGCTCGATACCGGCTGCGGCAACGGTCACGGCCCGGACGGCGCGCATGGCCTCGACACCCACGACTGA
- a CDS encoding Arm DNA-binding domain-containing protein, giving the protein MYLEVSPTGGKCWRFKYRFAGKESFDDTRAIA; this is encoded by the coding sequence ATGTATCTTGAGGTATCTCCGACGGGAGGGAAGTGCTGGCGATTTAAGTACCGCTTTGCTGGCAAAGAGAGCTTTGACGACACTCGTGCTATCGCCTAG